From the genome of Stigmatella aurantiaca, one region includes:
- a CDS encoding DUF938 domain-containing protein, producing the protein MKRHAPATERNREPLLAVLREVLPPQGTLLEVASGTGQHAVFFAQAFPGLSWQPTDADPEALESIAAWRSEAALPNLREPLRLDATADTWPVDFADAILCVNMIHISPWSSCQGLLRGAARILPPGGRLVFYGPFFVEGRATAPSNLAFDASLRERDPAWGVRELGAVTQEALQQGLVHERSVDMPSNNLTVVFRKQPPTPKP; encoded by the coding sequence ATGAAACGCCACGCCCCCGCCACCGAGCGCAACCGTGAGCCCCTCCTCGCCGTGCTGCGCGAGGTGCTCCCCCCGCAGGGCACCTTGCTGGAGGTGGCCAGCGGCACCGGGCAGCATGCCGTCTTCTTCGCTCAGGCCTTCCCGGGGCTCTCCTGGCAACCCACGGATGCGGATCCGGAAGCGCTGGAGAGCATCGCGGCCTGGCGCAGCGAGGCGGCCCTGCCCAACCTCCGGGAGCCCCTGCGGCTCGATGCCACCGCGGACACCTGGCCCGTGGACTTCGCGGACGCCATCCTCTGCGTCAATATGATCCACATCTCCCCGTGGAGTTCCTGCCAGGGACTCCTCCGGGGCGCCGCCCGCATCCTGCCCCCCGGCGGACGGCTCGTCTTCTACGGCCCCTTCTTCGTCGAGGGCCGTGCCACCGCGCCCAGCAACCTCGCCTTCGATGCCTCGCTGCGCGAGCGGGACCCTGCGTGGGGCGTGCGCGAGCTGGGTGCCGTCACGCAGGAGGCGCTCCAGCAGGGCCTCGTTCACGAGCGCAGTGTCGACATGCCCAGCAACAACCTCACCGTGGTCTTCCGCAAGCAGCCCCCCACGCCGAAGCCCTGA